A section of the Gloeobacter violaceus PCC 7421 genome encodes:
- a CDS encoding type I polyketide synthase, protein MAEEQRTESEQQRDALQRVPVAVIGMASIFPKAGNLQEYWENILNKRDCIDEVPSTRWRVEDYYDPDPSAADKTYCKRGGFIPDVPFDPLEFGLPPSILEVTDITQLLGLVVAKAALADAGYAGAAQAVRERTGVILGVVGGTMQLLVPLTTRLQSPTWHRVLTSSGLSDEEACEIERKLKLAYVGWEENAFPGWLGNVIAGRIANRLDLGGVNCVVDAACASSLGAMKMAISELTEYRSDLMITGGLDLDNSIFMFMSFSKTPALSKTQTIRPFGAGADGTLLGEGLGMLVLKRLEDAELDGDRIYSVIRGIGASSDGKHKSIYAPNWQGQVQAMRNAYRAAGIAPAGVGLVEAHGTGTAAGDLSEFTALRTVFGEGPAARPRIALGSVKSQIGHTKGAAGAAGVIKAVLALHHKILPPTLHVERPNPELNIEDSPFYLNTESRPWSRGQQPRRAGVSAFGFGGTNYHLVLEEYEAEHLRPYQLHRTGRVLLACAETPTHLLEQCRALLEELGGQSGERVFAQWIEATAALVIPGDAARLGFVAASREETCALLAQAIETLAGADPEDPWEHPAGIYYRRCGLAAGAKVVALFPGQGAQYLNMGRSLANNFPQVRQIFADFDGLFSLEGARTLSQTVYPEPGFGEEHSALHSAALQATEYAQPAIGALSLSLFALLHEAGLRVDFAVGHSFGELSALWAAGVLNAPDYLALVRARGRAMTPPIEPPHQAGAMLAVKHPAAVLQSWLPQLEGVSVANFNSPNQLVLAGGRAAILAAQQTLEARQIRTALLPVEAAFHTPAVDYALGPFAEAIGSVELKPPTVAVYANATAEPYPDDAEGIASLLRQQIVNPVLFEPSIERIYAEGGACFVEFGPRGILTGLVKDILGQRPHVAVALNPSTRGDSDRQLRTAAVQLRVVGLPLKDLSGYQRPYPAAGDGKRALTIALNGRGYLSEKTRAAFEQALQSKPPTRAAPTNANRNGQRPVHSPNGAPPAQVVQGPGRTNGHAALPPSDVVQFHPKVHSMSQHPTTTSVHARFFDSLDQTLSQLGKQQGETLRVHQQYLNHQAEYTMVSLQLLQQQHTLFGGRSGMGPMLEEVAGPLLKSLERSLLHLHQHEEGTLHLHEHYLKHQVAYSQACVQLLKQQWALLAPPQSGEGVPAAAAFWAPPAVEPAVVPQPVLTPSAPPPEPPVQTSANGSSVRATVQQVLLQVVSEKTGYPAEMLTMEMEMEADLGIDSIKRIEILAAMQEALSRLPEVEPEDLAELRTLEQIGAHWVAVAEGAAKKKSPAVLPTRLVS, encoded by the coding sequence ATGGCTGAGGAGCAACGCACCGAATCGGAACAGCAACGGGATGCTTTACAAAGGGTTCCCGTTGCCGTTATTGGCATGGCTTCTATTTTTCCGAAGGCCGGAAATTTGCAGGAATATTGGGAGAATATCCTCAACAAAAGGGACTGTATCGACGAGGTGCCCTCGACGCGCTGGCGCGTCGAGGACTACTACGATCCGGACCCGTCCGCTGCCGACAAAACCTACTGCAAGCGCGGCGGTTTTATTCCGGATGTGCCGTTTGATCCCTTGGAATTCGGTTTGCCCCCAAGCATCCTGGAAGTTACCGATATCACCCAGCTGTTGGGTCTGGTCGTGGCGAAGGCGGCGCTGGCGGATGCCGGGTACGCCGGGGCGGCACAGGCGGTACGCGAGCGCACCGGGGTGATTCTGGGGGTAGTCGGCGGCACGATGCAACTGCTGGTGCCCCTCACCACCCGATTGCAAAGCCCCACCTGGCATCGGGTGCTCACCAGCAGCGGTCTGAGCGACGAGGAGGCGTGCGAGATCGAGCGGAAGTTGAAGCTGGCCTACGTCGGCTGGGAGGAAAATGCCTTTCCAGGTTGGCTCGGCAACGTCATCGCGGGCCGCATTGCCAACCGGCTCGATCTCGGGGGCGTCAATTGCGTGGTGGACGCCGCCTGCGCCAGTTCGCTCGGGGCGATGAAGATGGCCATCAGCGAACTGACGGAGTACCGCAGCGATCTGATGATCACCGGCGGCCTCGATCTGGACAACAGCATTTTCATGTTCATGAGCTTCAGCAAGACACCGGCCCTGTCGAAAACACAGACCATCCGGCCTTTTGGGGCCGGGGCCGACGGCACGCTGCTCGGCGAGGGTCTGGGCATGCTGGTGCTCAAGCGCCTAGAAGACGCCGAGCTGGATGGCGACCGCATCTACAGTGTGATCCGGGGGATCGGTGCTTCCAGCGACGGAAAACACAAGAGCATCTATGCCCCCAACTGGCAGGGCCAGGTCCAGGCGATGCGCAATGCCTACCGCGCCGCCGGGATAGCCCCGGCCGGCGTCGGCCTCGTCGAAGCCCACGGCACCGGAACGGCGGCCGGCGATCTCAGCGAGTTCACGGCCTTGCGCACGGTCTTTGGCGAGGGGCCGGCGGCCCGGCCGCGCATTGCCCTGGGCAGCGTCAAGTCCCAGATTGGTCACACCAAGGGAGCGGCCGGTGCCGCCGGGGTGATCAAGGCGGTGCTGGCTTTGCACCACAAGATTCTGCCGCCCACCCTCCATGTCGAGCGACCCAATCCCGAGCTGAATATTGAGGATTCTCCGTTCTATCTCAACACCGAAAGCCGTCCCTGGAGCCGAGGACAGCAGCCGCGGCGCGCGGGTGTGAGCGCCTTTGGTTTCGGCGGCACCAACTACCATCTGGTCCTGGAAGAATACGAAGCCGAACACCTGCGGCCCTACCAGTTGCACCGCACTGGCCGGGTGTTGCTCGCCTGCGCCGAGACGCCGACGCATTTGTTGGAACAGTGCCGTGCTTTGCTCGAAGAACTGGGCGGCCAGAGCGGCGAGCGGGTCTTTGCCCAGTGGATCGAAGCGACGGCCGCTCTGGTGATACCGGGCGACGCCGCCCGGCTCGGATTTGTGGCGGCAAGCCGCGAGGAAACCTGCGCGCTGCTCGCCCAGGCGATCGAGACGCTCGCAGGGGCGGACCCGGAAGATCCCTGGGAGCATCCGGCCGGTATCTATTACCGCCGCTGCGGCCTGGCAGCCGGCGCAAAGGTGGTGGCTCTGTTTCCCGGCCAGGGGGCGCAGTACCTCAATATGGGCAGAAGCCTCGCAAACAACTTTCCCCAGGTTCGGCAAATCTTTGCGGATTTCGACGGTCTATTTAGCCTGGAGGGCGCACGGACGCTCTCGCAGACGGTCTATCCGGAGCCGGGCTTCGGCGAAGAACACAGCGCCCTGCACTCGGCGGCGCTGCAGGCGACGGAGTACGCCCAGCCGGCCATCGGGGCGCTGAGTCTGTCGTTGTTCGCTCTGCTGCACGAGGCCGGTCTGCGGGTGGATTTTGCCGTGGGCCACAGCTTTGGCGAACTGTCGGCGCTCTGGGCGGCCGGGGTGCTGAACGCACCAGATTATCTGGCTCTGGTGAGGGCGCGCGGCCGGGCGATGACCCCGCCCATCGAGCCGCCCCACCAGGCCGGGGCAATGCTGGCGGTCAAACATCCCGCAGCGGTTCTCCAGTCCTGGCTTCCTCAGCTTGAGGGGGTGAGTGTCGCCAACTTCAATTCCCCCAACCAGCTGGTGCTCGCGGGCGGGCGGGCGGCTATCCTGGCAGCCCAGCAAACCCTGGAAGCCAGGCAGATCCGCACCGCGCTGCTCCCGGTGGAAGCCGCCTTTCACACCCCTGCGGTGGATTATGCGCTTGGGCCTTTCGCAGAGGCGATTGGCAGCGTTGAGCTGAAGCCGCCGACCGTCGCCGTCTACGCGAACGCCACGGCAGAGCCCTATCCCGACGACGCGGAGGGGATTGCCTCGTTGTTGCGGCAGCAGATCGTCAACCCGGTGCTTTTCGAACCATCGATCGAGCGCATCTACGCCGAGGGGGGTGCCTGCTTTGTCGAATTCGGACCGCGGGGTATTCTCACCGGCCTGGTCAAAGACATCCTCGGCCAACGCCCCCATGTCGCGGTGGCCCTCAACCCGAGCACTCGGGGCGACAGCGACCGCCAGTTGCGCACAGCGGCGGTCCAATTGCGCGTTGTCGGTCTCCCGCTCAAGGATCTCAGCGGCTACCAACGCCCTTACCCGGCGGCGGGAGACGGCAAGCGGGCTTTGACCATTGCGCTGAACGGTCGCGGCTACCTGAGCGAAAAGACCCGTGCCGCCTTCGAACAAGCCCTGCAGAGCAAACCGCCCACCCGGGCGGCACCGACCAACGCCAACCGCAATGGGCAACGCCCGGTCCATAGTCCGAACGGAGCGCCGCCGGCCCAGGTAGTGCAGGGCCCCGGCCGCACCAACGGCCATGCGGCTTTGCCGCCATCTGATGTTGTGCAATTTCACCCAAAGGTGCATTCGATGTCACAGCACCCCACTACCACCAGCGTCCACGCACGGTTTTTCGACAGCCTCGATCAGACCCTGTCGCAGCTGGGCAAGCAGCAGGGAGAAACCCTGCGCGTTCATCAGCAGTACCTCAATCACCAGGCGGAGTACACGATGGTCTCCTTGCAGCTGTTGCAGCAGCAGCACACCCTGTTCGGCGGCCGAAGCGGGATGGGACCGATGCTCGAAGAGGTGGCCGGGCCGCTGCTGAAGAGCCTGGAGCGCAGCCTGCTGCACCTGCACCAGCACGAAGAGGGTACCCTCCACCTGCACGAGCACTACCTCAAGCACCAGGTCGCCTACTCCCAGGCGTGTGTGCAGTTGCTGAAGCAGCAGTGGGCGCTGCTTGCGCCCCCACAGTCCGGCGAAGGGGTGCCCGCCGCGGCAGCCTTCTGGGCGCCGCCGGCCGTCGAACCCGCCGTTGTGCCCCAACCGGTGTTGACGCCCTCTGCGCCACCGCCGGAGCCCCCGGTCCAAACCTCCGCAAACGGTTCGTCGGTACGGGCGACCGTCCAGCAGGTGCTGTTGCAGGTCGTCAGCGAGAAGACCGGGTATCCGGCTGAGATGTTGACGATGGAGATGGAGATGGAAGCCGACCTGGGCATCGATTCGATCAAGCGCATCGAGATCCTCGCTGCGATGCAAGAAGCGTTAAGCCGGCTGCCGGAGGTGGAACCGGAGGATCTAGCCGAACTGCGGACCCTCGAGCAGATCGGGGCGCACTGGGTAGCGGTGGCGGAGGGAGCGGCCAAAAAAAAGTCCCCGGCCGTCCTGCCGACGAGGTTGGTGAGCTGA
- a CDS encoding acyl-CoA thioesterase, translating to MKTVTLILPVYTYHIDFVGHVSNIVYIQWMEIGRMKFMEEIGMPVHKLSEQGIAPVLIETEIFYKHSLKLGDCAHMEIWLDELKSVSVNVAFRMCNGEGTLVATAHQKGVFVDLQKMRPQRLPAEMLERFEPYLQEAAPSETRVARSRSK from the coding sequence ATGAAGACTGTTACGCTGATCCTGCCGGTCTATACCTATCACATCGATTTCGTCGGCCATGTGAGCAATATCGTTTACATTCAGTGGATGGAAATCGGGCGCATGAAATTTATGGAGGAAATCGGTATGCCGGTACACAAACTCTCCGAACAGGGCATTGCACCGGTATTGATCGAGACGGAAATTTTCTACAAGCATTCTCTGAAGTTGGGCGATTGTGCCCACATGGAAATCTGGCTCGACGAACTCAAAAGCGTGTCCGTCAACGTAGCCTTTCGCATGTGTAACGGGGAAGGAACCCTGGTGGCGACCGCACATCAAAAAGGAGTTTTTGTCGATCTCCAGAAGATGCGGCCCCAACGCCTTCCGGCAGAAATGTTGGAACGCTTTGAGCCCTACTTGCAGGAAGCGGCACCATCGGAAACTCGCGTCGCAAGATCTAGATCAAAATAG
- a CDS encoding TonB-dependent receptor plug domain-containing protein yields MIHFEGQKHRRRTWLFAVASVGPCLWAAQVLAIPVVPIAAGQTVAAPGRVQQLLGLWKGSASDLTGDSLPWDIAPPAPQTHLGQAPPQPSADTQTSQAPATAAEDASGDILDEVSVTATRRPTRERDTTATTYTVTKEDFRRLGALTVTDALVQVPGFQSLPALGGVRNSGNSYLRGFDDQRFQLLRDGISLQRSSNNRVDISRISLEDIERVEVVTGGATLRYGAGAAGGVINLISETPKGPPKLTLKYEAGSYGFSRYVGKYGGGDDTFSYNLVYTGLVAFNNFPYSLTIPNTAQFYERDAVAPNGQSLFGYLKPELGPAVTLSGINDTGYNASDSYSGKLVFRPDPANRLTLRLNQQNSKNEAFGPGRSAFGLCRGGTSVQPNGTTSGRRFLPLDANGNELPCDTQAFIFNTPTAAFSGRYNFDANAAGTVAIPTGQSYLIEPLTGTTNFFQRFLQAQTEATVFWDYDITPTTSLNSYLSLVRLLTITEQPSPFFYDTNARGTGTPGALTVPPPAQPFIDNQRYEAQIALNSQISPGQNLSFGINFLEDRSYQQQQSKGAQTFFDRAISRLSLFLIDDISFSNELKANLGLRLTNSSQFGSVLTPAAGVRYSPNNVLSLRANYSYIFNAPALSNLFATGSNILANPGLRPESGVTYDVGFDLTPARNLGLRFTYFNSYLDGAIGGVSLANPNPATAAAIPLVLQAQNLDTRQASGIEAVADWRPTEQLRLQAIWTNSDVRAAGNADNPSQSTYPFYYQFQDPGIPFNSVLLSASYVHQGWLVALVGRYDGGKRRATTASGVVSRGSNEYVPAWATLDLNVEIPLVPLFTLTGSVFNLTDTQYESLSGIPAPGTTFRIGGRLELGG; encoded by the coding sequence ATGATCCACTTCGAAGGCCAAAAACACCGCCGGCGCACCTGGTTGTTCGCTGTCGCCTCCGTCGGTCCTTGCCTGTGGGCGGCGCAAGTGCTCGCGATCCCCGTGGTGCCGATAGCCGCAGGGCAGACGGTCGCCGCTCCCGGCAGGGTCCAGCAGCTGCTTGGGCTCTGGAAAGGGAGCGCGTCGGATCTCACGGGCGACTCCCTGCCGTGGGATATAGCACCGCCTGCCCCGCAGACGCACCTGGGGCAGGCCCCTCCCCAGCCGTCGGCCGATACCCAGACAAGCCAGGCTCCGGCCACGGCAGCAGAAGATGCCTCCGGCGATATTCTCGATGAAGTCTCGGTGACCGCCACCCGCCGCCCGACCCGCGAGCGCGACACCACCGCCACCACCTACACCGTCACCAAAGAAGATTTTCGCCGTCTGGGGGCGCTCACCGTCACCGACGCGCTGGTGCAGGTGCCGGGTTTCCAGAGCCTCCCTGCCCTAGGCGGCGTGCGCAACTCCGGCAACAGCTACCTGCGCGGCTTCGACGACCAGCGCTTTCAACTGCTGCGCGACGGCATCTCGCTGCAGCGCTCGTCGAATAATCGCGTCGATATCTCGCGCATCAGCCTGGAGGACATCGAGCGCGTCGAGGTGGTCACCGGCGGGGCAACCCTGCGCTACGGCGCCGGTGCGGCGGGCGGCGTCATCAACTTGATCTCCGAGACGCCCAAGGGACCGCCCAAGTTGACGCTCAAGTACGAAGCGGGCTCCTACGGCTTCTCGCGCTACGTCGGCAAGTACGGCGGCGGCGACGACACTTTCTCCTACAACCTCGTCTACACGGGGCTGGTCGCCTTCAACAACTTTCCGTATTCGCTGACGATTCCCAATACGGCGCAGTTCTACGAGCGCGATGCGGTAGCCCCCAACGGCCAGAGTCTGTTCGGCTACCTCAAACCCGAACTGGGTCCGGCCGTCACCCTCTCGGGCATCAACGACACCGGCTACAACGCGAGCGATTCCTATTCGGGCAAACTGGTCTTTCGCCCCGACCCCGCCAACCGGCTCACCCTGCGCCTCAACCAGCAAAACAGTAAAAACGAAGCGTTCGGTCCGGGGCGCAGTGCCTTCGGTCTGTGCCGCGGCGGCACCTCCGTGCAGCCGAACGGCACCACCAGCGGCCGACGGTTTTTGCCCCTCGACGCCAACGGCAACGAACTGCCCTGCGATACCCAGGCCTTTATCTTCAACACGCCGACGGCGGCCTTCTCCGGTCGCTACAACTTCGACGCCAATGCCGCCGGCACCGTCGCCATCCCGACCGGTCAGTCCTACTTGATCGAGCCTTTGACCGGCACCACCAACTTCTTTCAGCGCTTTTTGCAGGCCCAGACCGAGGCGACGGTCTTCTGGGATTACGACATCACCCCGACCACCTCGCTCAACAGCTATCTCTCGCTGGTGCGGCTTTTGACCATCACCGAGCAGCCCTCGCCGTTTTTCTACGACACCAACGCCCGCGGCACCGGTACCCCCGGCGCGCTCACTGTGCCGCCCCCGGCACAGCCGTTCATCGACAACCAGCGCTACGAAGCCCAGATAGCCCTCAACAGCCAGATTTCCCCCGGCCAGAACCTCTCGTTCGGCATCAACTTTCTGGAGGACCGCAGCTACCAGCAGCAGCAGTCCAAAGGCGCCCAAACGTTCTTCGACCGCGCCATCTCCCGGCTTTCGCTGTTTCTCATCGACGACATCAGCTTCAGCAACGAGCTGAAGGCCAACCTCGGTCTGCGCCTCACCAACAGTTCCCAGTTCGGCAGCGTGCTGACCCCGGCGGCGGGGGTGCGCTACAGCCCCAACAATGTTCTGTCGCTGCGCGCCAATTATTCCTATATCTTCAACGCGCCGGCCTTGAGCAACCTGTTTGCCACCGGCTCGAACATCCTGGCCAATCCGGGCCTCAGACCGGAGTCGGGGGTGACCTACGATGTCGGTTTCGATCTGACTCCCGCCCGCAACCTGGGCTTGCGCTTCACCTACTTCAACAGCTATCTCGATGGCGCCATCGGCGGGGTGAGCCTGGCCAACCCTAACCCGGCCACGGCTGCGGCCATCCCATTGGTTCTGCAAGCCCAGAACCTCGACACGCGCCAGGCTTCCGGCATCGAGGCGGTGGCCGACTGGCGGCCGACCGAACAGTTGCGCCTGCAGGCGATCTGGACCAACAGCGATGTGCGCGCCGCCGGAAACGCGGACAATCCCAGCCAGTCGACCTATCCGTTTTATTACCAGTTTCAAGATCCGGGTATTCCCTTCAACAGCGTCCTGTTGAGTGCCTCCTATGTCCATCAGGGTTGGCTGGTGGCCCTGGTGGGCCGCTACGACGGCGGCAAACGACGGGCGACCACGGCAAGCGGTGTGGTGAGCCGCGGCTCGAACGAGTACGTGCCTGCCTGGGCGACCCTCGATCTCAACGTCGAAATTCCCCTGGTGCCGCTGTTTACCCTGACCGGCAGCGTCTTCAACCTCACCGACACCCAGTACGAGAGCTTGAGCGGCATCCCGGCGCCGGGGACGACCTTTCGGATCGGCGGGCGGCTCGAACTGGGCGGCTGA
- a CDS encoding purple acid phosphatase family protein, whose product MRRRNVLGLSLLLLVGGAGKLAAVGATKIAYKPYIQPGDAGDFGTADQMVIAWQTEANGPDLYTVDFGKTPRYGRRVIARGRMVNHYLSSDPHLPQPSTASGARMNYHALLGGLEYETRYFYCVRGPGLPLEGFCASFYTRKRSGAFSFLVVGDQGFFHPSETQKPYLHKYQARIAYAMSRLEELKFPGTPALPRPDFILNTGDNVYIRGSEGNYRDYWMPVWNSDVAACDQGAPLARSLPIYVAIGNHDIGGAGDIVNLLADDAPVNPALPAVGERFSGALEGGDALAYFNNYYLPLNGPQGVDPQYIFDGDACRAEGFTFAYQGKTYRSPAAIEAYRASTTVPTLSGPRRQIDHMSNFSFDYANAHFVFLDANPHLFDARVGARNGSADKSPPFGYSPYPSVLLDWLIADLDRSEQLWKFVVYHQPAFSATATRDYQMRAIARVLEDHGANLVFNGHVHNYQRTHPLRAGRRVAEAPDTRGEPAVEVDTAFDGIGRTVPDGLIHIIEGSGGFTNSGKELEDSAVGRRSAEAGALPGGPAGWVDTHLTCAKMAPFVANAGRGPKITARFKARVFSFGNVVVDGDHLTLYQISEPLSATCSASAADPFPYGSDADGKALADPLADPLLDPATGELVTPATLGTPALLDKFTVTRPDLTGRLSVELHVPTGTTRSQTLPCRVRLVNRSPYALNGTQVVLGLPTGVTFAAYRGKERCTQHERSVVVTVGRLEKGAKKTVTIECFVAREAPPDVSQAITASVRTSTALPVVAKPVTLQGQSARRTAVR is encoded by the coding sequence GTGAGAAGGCGCAACGTCCTGGGGTTGTCGCTGCTGCTGCTGGTGGGAGGAGCCGGTAAACTCGCCGCCGTCGGGGCGACCAAAATCGCGTACAAGCCCTACATTCAGCCGGGGGATGCCGGCGATTTTGGTACTGCAGACCAGATGGTGATCGCCTGGCAAACCGAGGCGAACGGACCGGATCTCTACACCGTGGATTTCGGTAAAACGCCGCGCTACGGCCGCCGCGTCATCGCCCGCGGCCGGATGGTAAACCACTATCTGTCGAGCGATCCGCATCTGCCGCAGCCGTCGACCGCCTCTGGAGCCAGGATGAACTACCACGCTCTGCTGGGCGGTCTGGAATACGAAACCCGCTACTTTTATTGTGTTCGAGGACCGGGGTTGCCGCTGGAAGGCTTTTGCGCCTCCTTTTACACGCGCAAGCGCTCCGGTGCGTTCTCGTTTCTGGTCGTCGGAGATCAAGGATTCTTCCACCCCAGCGAGACGCAAAAACCGTACTTGCACAAATATCAGGCCCGCATCGCCTACGCCATGTCCCGCCTGGAGGAGCTGAAGTTCCCGGGCACGCCGGCACTGCCCCGCCCGGATTTTATCCTCAACACCGGCGACAACGTCTATATTCGCGGCTCCGAGGGCAACTACCGCGATTACTGGATGCCTGTTTGGAATAGCGACGTGGCCGCCTGCGATCAAGGGGCACCGTTGGCGCGCAGTCTCCCCATCTACGTCGCAATCGGCAATCACGACATCGGCGGCGCCGGCGATATCGTCAACTTGCTGGCCGACGACGCACCTGTGAACCCTGCTCTGCCGGCCGTGGGCGAGCGCTTCAGCGGCGCCCTCGAAGGCGGCGACGCCCTGGCTTACTTCAACAACTATTACCTGCCGCTCAACGGTCCGCAGGGAGTTGACCCGCAGTACATCTTCGACGGCGATGCCTGTCGGGCGGAAGGGTTTACCTTTGCTTACCAGGGCAAAACCTATCGCTCGCCTGCTGCTATCGAGGCTTATCGCGCCAGCACCACGGTGCCGACCCTGAGCGGCCCCCGGCGCCAAATCGACCACATGAGCAACTTTTCGTTCGATTACGCGAACGCCCACTTCGTCTTTCTCGATGCTAATCCCCATCTGTTCGATGCCCGGGTCGGAGCGCGCAACGGCTCGGCCGACAAGTCCCCACCCTTTGGCTACTCCCCGTACCCATCGGTCTTGCTCGACTGGCTCATTGCCGATCTCGACCGCAGCGAGCAGTTGTGGAAGTTTGTGGTTTACCACCAGCCGGCCTTCTCAGCCACCGCCACCCGCGACTACCAGATGCGCGCCATCGCCAGGGTGCTCGAAGACCACGGCGCCAACCTGGTCTTCAACGGCCATGTGCACAACTACCAGCGCACCCATCCTCTGCGGGCGGGCCGACGGGTGGCGGAGGCACCCGACACCCGCGGCGAACCTGCCGTGGAGGTCGACACCGCCTTCGACGGCATCGGGCGGACCGTGCCGGACGGGCTCATCCACATCATCGAAGGCTCAGGAGGTTTCACCAACTCCGGCAAAGAGCTCGAAGATTCGGCCGTCGGCCGCCGCAGTGCCGAAGCGGGGGCGCTGCCCGGTGGTCCCGCCGGCTGGGTAGACACCCACCTCACCTGCGCCAAGATGGCGCCCTTCGTCGCCAACGCGGGCCGGGGTCCGAAGATCACGGCGCGCTTCAAAGCGCGGGTCTTTTCCTTCGGCAATGTGGTGGTCGATGGCGACCATCTGACGCTCTACCAGATTTCGGAGCCCCTTTCGGCCACCTGCTCGGCCAGCGCAGCGGACCCATTTCCCTACGGCAGCGATGCCGACGGCAAGGCGCTCGCCGATCCGCTCGCCGATCCGCTCCTCGACCCGGCTACCGGGGAACTGGTCACACCGGCCACCCTGGGCACCCCGGCGCTGCTCGACAAATTCACCGTCACCCGCCCGGATCTGACGGGCCGGCTGAGCGTGGAACTGCACGTCCCGACGGGGACGACCCGCTCCCAAACCTTGCCCTGCCGGGTGCGCCTCGTCAATCGCTCGCCCTACGCCCTCAACGGCACCCAGGTGGTCCTCGGGTTACCCACCGGCGTCACCTTCGCGGCCTACCGCGGCAAGGAGCGATGCACCCAGCACGAGCGCAGCGTCGTGGTCACCGTCGGGCGCCTGGAGAAAGGGGCCAAAAAGACCGTGACCATCGAATGCTTTGTAGCCCGGGAGGCTCCCCCGGACGTGTCTCAGGCGATCACCGCATCGGTTCGCACTTCGACCGCCTTGCCGGTGGTCGCCAAGCCGGTCACCCTCCAGGGGCAATCCGCCCGCAGAACGGCCGTGCGCTGA
- a CDS encoding NAD(P)-binding domain-containing protein translates to MAIDTGSMLISSAPKVAVKRCKVAVIGGGISGIVTAKCLRDDGHQVTLYESTDQVGGIWVYRKTSGGTFESVRFQNSKYLSAFSDYPMPEQMSDFPHHTEILAYLNSYVDHFRLRECIRLNCQVEKVSRSRDHWKVTVSTPEGAASESFDALAICSGVFREPRWPNIPGEADFKGTLLHAKDYKEPSMFANKRVVVMGNGASGVDIAVRATDFAQKVIWSFRRNSWLVPRYFAGRPLDCNLSRLYALIPAGVRKSLYSRKFAPIWEAHRQCNLEPAFGLFASIPSANEFVIDLVAKGAIETRPTIAGFSGQRVLFTDGSSTEADIVIYATGYGVSFPFFDASVVPVHNEGTDLYKHVFHPDLPNCGFIGIIRVIGALLPCAEMQARWFSKVLSEQVHLPDTESMRAEIQRMRAQQQKDWVASGYRSFQVRQVEYTEEIARLIDAVPKVWRHWQIAWQLLTGPMLPTHYRLDGPNPWKGAEEWIRQVPDLIKIPRNASGVGVGR, encoded by the coding sequence ATGGCGATTGATACAGGTTCGATGTTGATATCTTCGGCTCCCAAGGTCGCGGTGAAGCGCTGCAAGGTCGCTGTCATCGGCGGTGGAATAAGTGGGATCGTGACGGCTAAGTGTCTGCGGGATGACGGCCATCAAGTGACGCTGTATGAGAGCACCGACCAAGTCGGCGGCATTTGGGTGTATCGCAAAACCAGCGGCGGCACTTTCGAATCGGTTCGCTTTCAAAATTCCAAATATCTCTCGGCTTTCTCGGATTATCCGATGCCTGAGCAGATGTCCGATTTCCCCCACCACACCGAGATTCTCGCGTACTTGAACAGCTATGTAGACCATTTTCGACTGCGCGAGTGTATACGCCTAAATTGCCAAGTCGAGAAGGTTTCGCGAAGCCGCGATCACTGGAAGGTGACGGTGAGTACGCCCGAGGGTGCGGCGAGCGAATCGTTCGACGCCCTCGCCATTTGCAGCGGTGTATTTCGGGAGCCGCGCTGGCCAAATATACCGGGTGAGGCAGATTTCAAAGGCACCCTTCTGCACGCGAAAGATTACAAAGAGCCGTCCATGTTCGCCAATAAGCGCGTCGTAGTGATGGGCAACGGTGCGAGCGGCGTCGACATTGCCGTGCGGGCCACGGACTTTGCCCAGAAGGTGATCTGGAGCTTTCGGCGCAACAGCTGGTTGGTCCCGCGCTATTTTGCCGGCCGCCCCCTCGACTGCAATCTCAGCCGTCTCTATGCGCTCATTCCGGCCGGTGTGCGCAAATCGTTGTACAGCCGCAAGTTCGCCCCGATTTGGGAGGCGCATCGGCAGTGCAACCTGGAGCCTGCGTTTGGCCTGTTTGCTTCGATTCCGAGTGCCAACGAGTTCGTCATCGACCTGGTCGCCAAAGGGGCGATCGAGACCAGGCCCACCATTGCCGGATTTAGCGGGCAGCGGGTGCTCTTTACCGACGGCAGCAGCACCGAGGCGGACATTGTGATCTATGCCACCGGCTACGGGGTCAGCTTCCCGTTTTTCGATGCGTCGGTGGTGCCGGTGCACAACGAAGGCACCGACCTCTACAAGCATGTCTTTCATCCGGATCTGCCCAATTGCGGTTTTATCGGGATCATCCGGGTGATCGGCGCGCTTTTGCCCTGCGCCGAGATGCAGGCGCGCTGGTTTTCGAAGGTGCTGAGCGAACAGGTGCACCTGCCCGACACCGAGTCGATGCGCGCTGAAATCCAGCGGATGCGCGCCCAACAACAAAAAGATTGGGTCGCAAGCGGTTATCGGTCCTTCCAGGTGCGGCAGGTGGAGTACACCGAGGAAATCGCCCGGCTCATCGACGCTGTCCCCAAAGTCTGGAGGCACTGGCAGATCGCCTGGCAGTTGCTTACCGGGCCGATGCTGCCCACGCACTACCGGTTGGATGGTCCCAATCCCTGGAAGGGGGCCGAGGAATGGATCCGGCAGGTGCCCGATCTGATCAAAATTCCCCGTAACGCTTCCGGGGTGGGAGTCGGGCGGTGA